The following DNA comes from Solea solea chromosome 6, fSolSol10.1, whole genome shotgun sequence.
AACACTCAAGGCaacatggtttgcttcagctgaaacaaaatgccacaagcaattcaaaccatatgaaaccctaggaacgcaaatacacacctcaaaaaagtgacaagtgacttgtgtcctgtatcctccctgccattgttgtttaacagcacgaTGGTGACTAGGTAGCTGACTGTCACGTCACGTGACCCGAGGACGGACGGTCAGAgtgatcatttctgtttcctttcctgctgagcttatgcagctgcctgccatgtggcgaaggaaggtactgcatgaaaatgaacgaacaaACCACTCGGTTGAGTcagtcctgaactaatcatttctgtttgctgtcctgctgagcttatgcagctgcctgccatgtggcgaaggaaggtactgcataaaaatgaacgaatcactcactgagatgactcattactcctgagtcatataaaagattagttcatatTGAACGAATCGTTCACAAACGACACATCACTAGTGGCTAGCAGAAGCTCCCAAGGAAACTGCGTGTATCTGAAAGTATTGACGACATAACAAGTCACAACACACGTTACATATACATTCTTTCCTTTTACCTCGGTAAGGGAGAAGTAGTGTCGATATTTCCACGCTTCCCTGGCTCGTCGCCATTGTCTTAGAGCGTACAGTGAGACAGCGTGAGCAGGACACCCGTCCACGCAGCCTATCGTCATCGCATTTGCAACGGTGTCGTCATCAATCATCTCCACCCCTGCTCTCTCCCGGCAGCTGGTGTGTGGCTGTCAGATAGCCCGACACCGCTGCGCTTCATTCAACCCAAACGTAACACAAGTAACGCGCCACTGTACATTCTCAGTAACGGTAACGGCGTTGCAACGATAGGAAAAGTAATTCATTAGATTACTCCGTTACTGAAGAAAGAACGCCGTTAGTAACGCCGTTATACTTAAACGCCGTTACTCCCAACACTGTTCAGAACTGTCCTGACTAAACTTATAACTCATTATACTTTATCTGCCCCTGGTCTTTTTCACTTTCTCACCCCCATTTTTCCTTGCACCCCAACCAGCCATGGCGTTTTTTCCACTACACACTTCCAGCAcagtttttatttccttctgtttcactaacactaacacgtgtctctctcctcttctgccTTCAGCCAGCTCATTGTCAGTGAGGAGTTTGATAAAAacggtaaaaacaaacaaagtctgtGATGTTGCTGTCACTGGAGCTGTCGTGGTTAACGCTGACCGTGGTTGTTGAGAATGTGCCGTGTTTTCACAGCGTGAATGTCGTGCTGGGCTTTATGACCAAAAATGTGTATGGTACGACATTATCATGATTATCATCGATAAAAGATTAAAAGACGTGTCATGTAAATGTTACCTGATTGCTCTGCTCTAATGTAACCATTCAAATAtattatgttttctttcaaacCCAGGTGTCTCCAGAACGTACGTCACAGAGGGGGAAGATGCCGTCCTTCACTGTTCTTCTGTAGAAAGCCTTGAGAACACGGTGGTAGACTGGATGAACCAAGATAAAGAAGTGTTCCTCTACAAAAGAGGCCGGCACTACAAGAACGGGCTGTGCTGTCAAGATGAGCAGTACATGGGACGAGCGTCACTTTTCTACGACGAGCTGAAGAACGGAAACGCATCCTTGATCCTCAGCAACACAAGGATTGAAGACACGGGGACTTACACCTGTGAACTTCCAGGTTTGAGTTCTGGAATCCAAAGGTCCACGGTGGAGCTCATCGTCGGTGAGTCGTCGTCTTTTAtcttctcccttcaggggtcaccacagcaggtcACCTCCACCTTGTCCTCTCTCTAGTGTCCTCttcacaatgtcattttaagtaatgaaaaacattttcctcTATTGTCTGACATTCTGTCTGACAAGATggttcagagaggactcagacgcagaggccttttaatggtttttattggcactcgttaacaaaacacaagacagatcatctttactgagggaaaacaaagcgaggctatgaaaaactataacaaaTGGAGATCgcaacgctcttcaaaagaaacatTGCGGAACTGTGgacgaggaaaaaaaatcactccgaagaggaaacaaactcagactatTGTTATCACCTAAAActcaaacagaaaactctccaaacggaggaaaacaaagctctaaacacttcaaaagcacaatcctattgaTTGGCGATCTTTAACTAACCATCCGATCAATCttactaataaaaggtaagtcacaatcctagtgattggacttcctaaaaggctgtgaaaatttacaaacagaaatctctcccaaggagaatacatggcttaattgtctgtcagcaggtgtgtgtaatcaggaccGGCAGGCcggtggaggagggggcggggcaaactgctggagtgacactGTCCACTAAACAACGAAtagattaatcaagaaaataacgatatcgatatcacaaactcgagtatctacagtatcggggggtggggggttcaGGCAAACAATTCATGCTGGTGTGTCGGGTCGAGTTCGGGCTTAAAGACCTGCGGGCCCGTTCAGGCCCCAGAACTCTAAATCCTAGTTTAAGGGTAATCCTCTGTCGGCTGTtaacattaaacaaaatgaatattataaaatacatgGTGTAGCTAACgttcactgtaaaaacattcacttttgtgttttttccttttagaaCGGGTCCTCAGAAACAGAATTGGACTTGAAAAAGGTGCGTGATTATGGTAAatggtaaataataaaatatatatatatacttgccCTTAATTGTAATTTgaccattttaaatgtatgtaatgacttattttttaaatgcaccttttgtcatgtattcatgtgttaaatgaacagtttttgcttcacggtcaatttaaaatagtttgacTGATGAGCTGACCCACAGAAAATGGTTCAACGTGTCTGGATGATGGATAACCACAGGAATATTACATTTCTCCTGCTGCAGTGGTTTATcatcatgttattgtttttactgtgtttgtaggagCCGTTCAGGCGCCAGTCCTTGAAATATCTGACGTGTCAGAGGCCGGCGTGGAGCTCCAGTGTGTGGTCAGAGGTTCTTCATCAAAGCCGAGTGTAGAGTGGCAGACGTGTGAAGGAACCTCTCTTAATTCAGAGGAGCCACTGGTCTCTGAGACACGAGGCCGTTACGACACCACGCTCCTCGTCACTGTGACGGAGACGAAGACCAACTGCTTCCGCTGCGTGGTCAAACAGGAGGACATTTACCACAGGATTGATGAGGAGTTCATTATGCCAAGTGAGACTCCTTAAACACATGTCAGGTCTTCATGTATGATGTTGTTGGTCTTTACCTCGTTGTTATGACCACTGTTCTGCTCATGCTGTCGTCTGTACATTtacatcctgtttgttttctcttttcttcagaGAAACTCTTTGAGAAAAAGTCCTCCCACAGCACAGTTGTTCTCCTAGGCGTTGCCGGAGTTGTCATTGCTGTGTTAAatgttctggttctggctctgtgTCTGATGATCAAAAAACTCAGAAGTCAACGTAAGTTATGAAATATTTGAtggcatttaaatattaattgagCTGTATCTAacaattcttttcataatcaatcaGTGAATAATTTTCTACTATAAATCAATGAGTTGTTTGATCCAGAGAATGTCAGaagatgttgatcagtgtttcccaaaccttgataTTGTgacgtcctcaaatgtcttattatgtcCACAAAGCAGCatgtttcactttgaatgattgtgttgttttgtttatatggagcagGGCTGCCGACATtaattatacagtattatatatgtatatatatatatatattaattatactCTTGAGTCactttgttgttgctttgaTGTGATTTGAGTTTGTGTCCGAACACAATGTGCTGCTTCTTTCAGGCCAAAACAGTAACCAACGAGAGAACAGGGATGATTCAGTGAAGGTGAACGAGATGGAGATGGAGCACATGAACTCAGGTAAATATTATAAACGTTTTAtgtttcattcactcatttcacTCACTTTCCTGCTGGTTTGATGTGATTCTGTTTATGAGACGGAACATTTGCTGCTTCTTTTAGATCAAAACATTGGAAACGGAAGAACTGACACCAAGAACATGAGGAATGACACagtgaagacagaggaggagacagaggaggagacagagaagaagacagaggagaagacagaggagaagacagagaaggagacaggagaagacagaggagaagacagagaatgagacagagaaggatacagaggagaagacagaggaggagacagagaaggagacagaggagaagacagaggaggagaccgAGGAGGAGAGGCTCTTGTCCAGTGACAGCTCAGGTAAACATGAGCAGGTGTTTCCTGcttcatcagtgtttttttttagtccctgtgacgtcatcagactgccggcctctgattggtcagagagtgtcgtcactgaagagtcatgagcgcgacgtctgacacgagaatcaaagccaacaaaagtgaaaaatacttaaaaatcctgaaaacatgcgtttaTCTGCAACATTAGCAAAGcctaaatgtgtaaaatgacgATCGTGACCACGTTCACTGGTATTTCACTTCatgattcagtttcagtgaaaacaactgctttacaagtcactagtttgtgtttgcgTCGCGTTATAAAACCacgtcaccacagtttcacgcagccattgctatgacgactccgcccactttgaggaggagctatgaagtcgtggaaaacaacgtgactgaTCTACTAGAACTTTTTTACTGAACACAagcatcagtttaaaaacacattctcatATCATGTCTCTACTTTTGCACCTAATTATAGAGAATAGCATCAATAAGAGTGTCAATAATTCTCCGTATCAATAATGGTAAAGATACTTTCTGTCGTCTAACTTCAGCAGAACAGAAAATCACTTTCtactttcaaatgttttccacaccgctgtcatgacacacacacagatgctgatgCTCAGGCTCAGTGACTGCAGTATTTAATCAAATGTCCTGATGATCCGCTCACATCTGGACATCTGGACGTCCCTGTGTGTCACTACCACGGTGATGTATGTAcactgtaaacatttatttgttgttgttaatatctatgttttattttctcctttttctacAGGTTCAGCTTCTGACCCCAGggccaaaaggagaaaaaaatcccactttgaatgtaaaaataacCCAAACGATATGAAGTTAGTCATATGAGCTTCAAATGTTATCAGGTTTGTGTctgtagacgtgttcagggttggtctcttgtgtcacgtatgaagtttcgaaGCGATCGATCAATGCATGTtgaagttacagggcacttcctgttttgtgccAAATGGTCGGTTTTTATGTTGTATGATAAACgcccacttcctgttgagttgaggccgtggTCCCAATGGACTCTTTTGTTCGTCTTGATCTATTACgagttcccaccaagtttcgtgaaattcggtggaacttaATTTTGACTTGCTCCATCCACCTTTggccttagggggcgctatagagctgTTATCTGTtcttccttcagattattataatCTCCGTGGCTTTGCGATCATTTTTGAGCGGGTTAACTTGAAACTtagcatggaggtcaggtctgttgaaaatgtgatattggcatagttccccgACCTGTGCTTTGCTCAAGTGTTgttatagcgccccctaaggtgaaaacagaggcaaaattgagttccaccaaaaCTAGGTGGAAAGATGTCacagaccaagacgaacaaaacagttgaccgtaaccatggcctcaactcaacaggaagtcggccattttggcgatttgcaccctacgtaaatgagcgaaGTCGTCCGAGCTCGTGTTTGTTGCACCGACACAAAAACACGCCATTTAGTCGACCAttttgccacaaaacaggaagtgccctacgACTTCGTCACACATTGACCGATCGCCTTGATAAATCATACGGGACACAACACACCGACCCTGAACATGTATACGTTAAGTATTATGATGCGTATTTTATGTCTCTAGCGTTTCCTGTGTAACAGACGATCGATTCCAGAGCCGATGGAACGGCAATGAATTGTCCAAAGAgaattttatatgtatttttaactCCAGCTGTCAAACAGAGAAGCTAAATCAGGGGTGCTCAGTACGTCGATCgcgataaaaaaaagaaatagacgTCAGCCTATCATCCATCCCGTCACTTGACTGATATACAGGGCAGCCAGTCAGATGACATCTGATTGTGTTCATTGTGGTGTGTTGTGCAATATGGGCTCATGTGGTTATGCAAGTTACATCAACAtacactgtacatactgtataaagaATTCtcaatgtatttataaatatatgttttgcCTTTTTGTAGTAGGTAGATCATTTTGActttatatatcattttataaGTAGCTTGCATGCTGAAAAAGTGTGAGCACCCCTGATGTAGATGAATGTAATGTTTCTGACGTGATTTAAAGCACCGTGCCTCATATGCTTCAATGCCCTTAAATCTGCACACTGGGGCTTTAAAGACAATGTGTTTGCACTGTTATCCTTTATGTATTTAAGgaatatttttatgtaaaaagaaAGCTGTGCcttctttatttactgtatgtacatgagtcactttaataatgtaaaataaatgtttttttacatcctCTGTGTTGTTTCTTGAAAACTGAGCgccaggaaaacacaaacaatcacaataaCTATTTCACTGTCTCTTTCTTTAGCGTTTTTCTGAATTAAAGGTGCGTTAAACGATAATTGATCGTTGGTTCATTGATGTTctgacattgttgtttttactgtgacatCAGAAAATGTCCCTCAAACATCAAAAGAgcaaaaatactttaaaaaggAACATGTGTCACATACTGAACACGAGAAATTGAAGAcgtttggatttaaaaatacttattacggtggccctgaagtacaaatcacaacaacaaatcagaaccgacaacaacaaaagaggaaCGACGTTAACGGTCCGTGTATCTTCTGGTCATTTGATTTTCAATTCACAAacgatatttaaaaacaaaaaatgagtgGTTATTTAATTTtcgttttaaaatacaaactgtTCAGACTCAAGTTCATCACTCACAAGCTTACAGTCCAGCCATTCTGAAattatagaaatacaacaaacattatatagaatTCAGATGATGGGACTCACAGTAATATGTTTATGGATACCAGCACACATTACAGGGGTTAAAGGGAACCAAATAGCAGACAAGGTGGCAAAAGCAGCAACACgacataataatatagatttagcaataaaattaagcaaaacagaaataaacagcatcattcaacaaaaactaaaggagagatggcaaaaacaatgggaggaggagaggaaaggaagatggttttacagtatccaaagaaaagtgggagtggCTAGGCGCACGGAGagaagcaggaaagaggaaaatatcagAATTGGTCATACAGGAttgaacaacacattatttctcatcaataaacacaatacagacagatgtgatcactgtgggcacgaggaatccattcatcatgttattaCACAATGTCAGAAATATCAAAGGCAGAGAGAAGTGATGATTAGAAAGCTGAGAGACAGTTGGTAGATGAATTACTGAAGAACCCGAGTGAGTGTTACAAGATATCACTGTACTTTTGTCGTATGGCAACAGATGGTGTGGTCCGGCAGTGCCACCTTGTGGTCAGTTCTGCCTTTGTTTTTGAGGAGTGAcgtttcttcttcatgtgtttttattatgacgctgttgctgctgcaggtgctgcaggtGCGGAACATGCTGTGTGCCACGGGGATTTGGTATTATCACTCCTGTTTATTGTGACTTGAGGTTTTTTCACTTCAAACTTTGACTTTAAGGACAGTCAGTAGAGTCCACTCAGAGAAGGAGTGCATCAGAGCCAGCAGCTAGGGACACGCGCAGACTCTGTGCTCGTGCATGTGTGCTCGTGCATCGGAGGCACATGCTAATATTGAGAGCATGCTAGCAACGACTTAAACTAGCGCCCTTGGAAAGCGGAATGAGGTATGACTGATTTTATGTATTAATcgtattattttatgtattaatcgtattattttatgtattaatcgtattattttatgtattaatcatattattttatgtattaatcgtattattttatgtattaatcatattattttatgtattaatcgtattatttaatgtattaatcgtcctctgcaactcatccagaatgcagcagctcgactggtcttcaacttaccaaagttctcccacactacagagaagggtctagctgcagacccgcagaccactcaacgacacacccctccactcaacgaaacaccccctcacactcaacgaaacgccccctcacactacacgacactctgattgggtctcaagagactgcgtctgaaacgtgatgaagtTTACGTTGACTGAGTATGAAGAGAGAACCCGAAAAAGTAACACGGGAAAAACACGGGAAAATGACGGAGGAATAGGTAAGAAtggttaaaaaacacattttgatattgaacactggatgaatagtcattatttgtatccattaaatcaattaagtgcggtttattaaccagtaatgtctgcatgctgtaacgatagcgattgtaacagcaagcaagacgcagcgattttctccctttttttttctttttttccttttttttcttttatttatatgtacaggttataacattgacaatgtaacattgtctcattttcaaccaagaaacgtataagataaactatatgatctctttatattagtatttatctgttttttaatctttaaatgactctgagaagttgcacacagctttgctcatttgaaaacgtgtgacctcagttctacaattgttaagataaaagatttgatgatgaataatatttttcatgtttagaaatcagaagttctgttgaatcacggtcaacagtgtcatttgatttttgttttatttcagttagcctgcatatattttaggacagggaaagtcttacaggcaaatgcagtccagttcattactacttgattctggattaaaaatgttcccatgttaaaaatacaaaatacaattttgtttgacattttctcttatagagcaacactacgttcagtgaaggagcagaccctgagctgaggagatgcgactcggacactgatctgcacaaaaaagggaGCTATGCGAAGCTTGTGgctcatctgcagggacaccaaaggtcaatggtggagtacgatggtaagtcctaaattatcaaatattttttcatttcaacgctgaaaggctttaatttccccatgagccttatgtattattaaatgtgatgttatttctgtttgtcctgaccatggataactgtgaccatcaaactattcaactcatccatttgagtatcagaaactcaaaataagtaaagtaaagtaaactaatgctggagccatttcatctatgtgtactgtacttcatgtgtgtagaatcttaagtcaatgtgtattttattttcactcttgttgagaatttagatattgagaaaaagtttcaagattcctgcatttttatagatgcccttgataataatgattgttctcagaggtaatgtaacaatttgcctctcagacagggtttaaagaaatattgttttgtgtgtttcttgaaaCGTCTGAATCACTTTTCCTATCTGTCTTTTaggatacagtgtatacagatgCCACCTTGACTGTGTGGAAAGCAGCCACTACCACTGTTGGTTTTGCACAACAATCATTGCGACCAAACAATATTTCATCAAGCATTTCATAACCTGCTGCAAGACAGCATCCACAGCAACTCCACAATCCACAGTGACCCTAGCAACTAGGGTCACTCCACCATCCACAGCAACTCCACCATCCACAGTGACCCCAGCAGCCACAGTGACCCCAGCAGCCCCAGCAGCAGCCCAtcgaaaaaaaatgttgttggcAAAGCACTCTAAAACAACATGCGGTTTTTGTAGCAAAACAGTGCTTAgaaaaaacctcaaaacacacattgaAAGGCAACACAAGGTGAAATCATTGGACATAACAGCAGATCACCAccttaactctgtgtgtgttgacaggagAATTGGAATTTTTGCAGTGTCAAGATCTTTTAAGGGTACTGCACACTACATCCATGCCCAAAAATGTACCTGGGGTAGTAACCCTagtaggcctatattaaacacacctttttgtaacagacaggttgccatgatgttgaaagtttgcaaaaacaa
Coding sequences within:
- the LOC131461502 gene encoding butyrophilin subfamily 2 member A2-like — its product is MDIEKWPHLSTENTLVFVLVCSLVCSGATHQDETNGVSRTYVTEGEDAVLHCSSVESLENTVVDWMNQDKEVFLYKRGRHYKNGLCCQDEQYMGRASLFYDELKNGNASLILSNTRIEDTGTYTCELPGLSSGIQRSTVELIVERVLRNRIGLEKGAVQAPVLEISDVSEAGVELQCVVRGSSSKPSVEWQTCEGTSLNSEEPLVSETRGRYDTTLLVTVTETKTNCFRCVVKQEDIYHRIDEEFIMPKKLFEKKSSHSTVVLLGVAGVVIAVLNVLVLALCLMIKKLRSQRQNSNQRENRDDSVKVNEMEMEHMNSDQNIGNGRTDTKNMRNDTVKTEEETEEETEKKTEEKTEEKTEKETGEDRGEDRE